In one Nymphaea colorata isolate Beijing-Zhang1983 unplaced genomic scaffold, ASM883128v2 scaffold0001, whole genome shotgun sequence genomic region, the following are encoded:
- the LOC116267877 gene encoding uncharacterized protein LOC116267877, with the protein MKDEMVALQANHTWDLVPHTPNMHVIGSRWVFKTKLKGDGQIERLKTGLVAQGYNQVQGLDFLETFSQVTGWAVQIHADLLQDTAHFLVQIVYPGAVRNNQLLLAHPVKLNTGPSPELLLKLNGLPSFYKISASTSPKLQFY; encoded by the exons atgaaagatgaaatggttGCTTTACAGGCAAACCATACTTGGGATCTCGTGCCTCATACACCAAACATGCATGTGATCGGGAGCCGCTGGGTCTTCAAAACTAAACTCAAAGGAGATGGGCAGATTGAACGGCTCAAAACGGGTCTCGTAGCACAAGGATATAACCAGGTTCAAGGTCTGGACTTCTTGGAAACCTTCTCACAAGTG actgggtgGGCTGTCCAGATACACGCCGAtctacttcaggatactgcacatttcttggtccaaattgtatatcctgGAGCTGTAAGAAATAACCAACTGTTGCTCGCTCAtcctgtgaagctgaatacTGGGCCCTCGCCAGAGCTGCTGCTCAAATTAAATGGCTTACCTTCATTTTACAAGATCTCGGCGTCTAcctctccaaagctccaattctattga
- the LOC116267879 gene encoding uncharacterized protein LOC116267879, which produces MPPAPSLPPSPNLHFLFHRRRQSHCATETGRVTISAPPLGHRRHHHRLHSTTGPPSPFRRSATGPPLAFCFVKKYIQPFISSMIALEAGLVLQVAKDASGSHILESFISSNVSVKQKYKLY; this is translated from the exons ATGCCTCCCGcgccctccctccctccctcccctaatttgcattttcttttccatcgaAGGAGGCAGAGCCACTGCGCCACAGAGACAGGGAGAGTCACCATCTCCGCTCCACCACTGGGCCACCGTCGCCACCATCACCGTCTCCACTCCACCACTGGGCCACCGTCGCCCTTTCGCCGCTCCGCCACTGGTCCACCATTGGCCTTTTGCTTTGTGAAG AAATACATTCAGCCATTCATCTCAAGCATGATTGCACTGGAAGCTGGCCTAGTTCTTCAAGTCGCCAAAGATGCCAGTGGGAGCCATATTCTTGAGTCCTTTATTTCTTCAAATGTTTCTGTGAAGCAGAAGTACAAACTGTACTAG